A genome region from Microcella alkaliphila includes the following:
- a CDS encoding TetR/AcrR family transcriptional regulator, translating to MARRSDPNRKPELLAQIIEYLRDQPLSAVTFRTLADALGVSPFTLVYHFGTRAELIADIIRAVVQRQQSVIDAELALEPSLDVHIQAIRDSWRGFLHPATRALLRLEFEAALLQVTDSELTVGGRDVHDRWVEWGAEALERLGVEREAALVESRALVDQLYGVQFDLVVTGNEEAATAACDVMIDSYRRRIEALLPASVA from the coding sequence GTGGCCCGACGCTCCGACCCCAACCGCAAGCCCGAGTTGCTCGCGCAGATCATCGAATACCTGCGCGATCAGCCGCTCAGCGCGGTGACCTTTCGGACCCTCGCCGACGCGCTGGGCGTGAGCCCGTTCACGCTCGTGTATCACTTCGGCACACGCGCCGAGCTCATCGCCGACATCATTCGGGCGGTCGTGCAGCGTCAGCAGTCGGTCATCGACGCGGAGCTCGCCCTCGAGCCGTCACTCGACGTGCACATCCAGGCGATCCGCGACTCGTGGCGAGGCTTCCTGCACCCCGCGACTCGGGCGCTCTTGCGCCTCGAGTTCGAGGCGGCCCTGCTGCAGGTCACCGACAGCGAGCTGACGGTCGGTGGCCGCGACGTGCACGATCGCTGGGTCGAGTGGGGTGCCGAGGCTCTCGAACGCCTGGGCGTCGAGCGCGAGGCCGCCCTCGTCGAATCACGTGCCCTCGTCGACCAGCTCTACGGCGTGCAGTTCGACCTCGTGGTCACGGGCAATGAAGAGGCCGCAACCGCGGCGTGCGACGTCATGATCGACAGCTACCGACGTCGCATCGAAGCGCTGCTGCCCGCCTCCGTCGCGTAG
- the hisS gene encoding histidine--tRNA ligase yields MPSPVTPPRGMRDILPADKARREALLATIRDTYRRHGFDEIETPVMEDSSRLHAGLGGDNEKLAFAVMKRGLTPDDLRSATAPLDLADLGLRFDLTVPLARFYASNRAELPSVFRAIQIAPVWRAERPQKGRYRQFVQCDIDIIGEPGVIAEIELIAATVDALDALGVPGCTIRINDRRLLTSMLAALGFPADQADAVLITLDKLDKIGVDGVLAELRERGLPEAAVAALAEVPALRAAAAGDSATSAVTADAIRASLPAGIDETAVADLAAIADAVGADVPLAFDPFLVRGMGYYTGPIFEVAHPQLGYSLGGGGRYDGMIGRFAGTDVAACGFSLGFERLVDLVTSSQDARGGSALVVDKDVDAADTIALKRMLVASGERVRIVARIKNMRALLERLEADGYTRFASVRAGERDVAALQWRALGE; encoded by the coding sequence ATGCCTTCGCCCGTGACGCCGCCCCGCGGCATGCGCGACATCCTGCCCGCCGACAAGGCCCGCCGTGAGGCGCTGCTCGCCACGATCCGCGACACCTACCGGCGCCACGGCTTCGACGAGATCGAGACTCCCGTGATGGAGGACTCGTCCCGGCTGCACGCGGGCCTCGGTGGCGACAACGAAAAGCTTGCGTTCGCTGTCATGAAGCGCGGGCTGACCCCCGACGACCTCCGTTCCGCGACCGCCCCGCTCGACCTCGCCGACCTCGGCTTGCGCTTCGACCTGACCGTGCCCCTTGCCCGCTTCTACGCGAGCAACCGGGCCGAGCTTCCGAGCGTGTTCCGCGCCATCCAGATTGCGCCTGTCTGGCGAGCCGAGCGCCCGCAGAAGGGCCGCTATCGCCAATTCGTGCAGTGCGACATCGACATCATCGGCGAGCCCGGCGTCATCGCTGAGATCGAGCTCATCGCGGCGACGGTCGACGCGCTCGACGCTCTCGGGGTTCCCGGCTGCACGATCCGCATCAACGACCGGCGCCTGCTGACCAGCATGCTCGCGGCCCTCGGATTCCCGGCCGACCAGGCTGACGCCGTGCTCATCACCCTCGACAAGCTCGACAAGATCGGCGTCGACGGGGTGCTCGCCGAGCTCCGCGAGCGCGGGCTGCCCGAGGCCGCGGTGGCGGCGCTCGCCGAGGTGCCCGCACTGCGCGCAGCGGCGGCCGGTGACAGCGCGACGAGCGCCGTCACTGCCGACGCGATCCGCGCATCCCTGCCCGCCGGAATCGACGAGACGGCCGTCGCCGACCTGGCCGCGATCGCCGACGCGGTCGGCGCCGACGTGCCGCTCGCCTTCGACCCCTTCCTCGTGCGCGGCATGGGCTACTACACCGGCCCCATCTTCGAAGTCGCGCACCCCCAGCTGGGCTACTCGCTGGGTGGCGGCGGCCGCTACGACGGCATGATCGGACGTTTCGCCGGCACCGACGTCGCCGCGTGCGGCTTCTCGCTCGGATTCGAACGCCTCGTCGACCTCGTGACGAGCAGCCAGGATGCACGCGGCGGCTCCGCGCTCGTCGTCGATAAGGACGTCGACGCCGCAGACACGATCGCCCTCAAGCGGATGCTCGTGGCCAGCGGCGAGCGCGTTCGCATCGTCGCGCGCATCAAGAACATGCGTGCCCTGCTCGAGCGGCTCGAGGCCGACGGGTACACGCGCTTCGCCAGCGTCCGTGCCGGGGAGCGCGACGTCGCCGCCCTGCAGTGGCGCGCCCTCGGCGAGTAG